In Paractinoplanes brasiliensis, the following proteins share a genomic window:
- a CDS encoding amino-acid N-acetyltransferase yields the protein MEIRRARTQDIRAIRALVDEYTADRRLLSKATVTLYESVQEFWVAVDERDRVVGCGALHVMWEDLAEIRTVAVDPAHRGQKIGHRIVDRLIEVARELGVARVFCLTFETRFFGSFGFTEIDGAPVPHAVYEQLLRSYDEGVAEFLDLERVKPNTLGNTRMLLHL from the coding sequence GTGGAGATCCGGCGCGCGCGCACCCAGGACATCCGGGCGATCCGCGCCCTGGTCGACGAGTACACGGCCGACCGGCGGCTGCTCAGCAAGGCGACGGTCACCCTGTACGAGTCGGTGCAGGAGTTCTGGGTCGCCGTCGACGAGCGCGATCGCGTGGTCGGCTGCGGCGCCCTGCACGTGATGTGGGAGGACCTGGCCGAGATCCGTACGGTCGCGGTCGATCCGGCTCACCGGGGGCAGAAGATCGGTCACCGCATTGTCGACCGCCTGATCGAGGTGGCCCGCGAGCTGGGGGTGGCGCGGGTGTTCTGCCTGACGTTCGAGACCCGGTTCTTCGGCTCGTTCGGGTTCACCGAGATCGACGGCGCTCCCGTCCCGCACGCCGTCTACGAGCAACTTCTTCGCTCGTACGACGAGGGTGTGGCCGAATTCCTCGACCTGGAACGGGTCAAGCCCAACACGCTGGGGAACACGAGAATGCTGCTGCACCTATGA
- a CDS encoding DUF501 domain-containing protein → MPEPTEEDLEIVKAQLGRPPRGTRAIAHRCPCGNPDVVETAPRLDDGTPFPTLYYLTCPHATAACSRLESAGVMRDMQDRLATDPELAAHYARAAEDYLARRKAIEDVPEISHVAAGGMPDRVKCLHVHLGHALAAGRGVNPFGDEVRDVVEPWWAEGPCVKRED, encoded by the coding sequence ATGCCTGAACCCACCGAAGAAGATCTGGAAATCGTCAAGGCCCAGCTCGGCCGCCCTCCCCGCGGCACCCGTGCGATCGCGCACCGCTGCCCCTGTGGCAATCCGGACGTGGTCGAGACGGCTCCCCGCCTCGACGACGGCACCCCGTTCCCGACGCTCTACTACCTGACCTGTCCGCACGCCACCGCCGCGTGCAGCCGTCTGGAGTCGGCCGGGGTCATGCGTGACATGCAGGACCGCCTGGCGACCGACCCCGAGCTGGCCGCGCACTACGCGCGGGCCGCCGAGGACTACCTGGCCCGCCGCAAGGCCATCGAGGACGTGCCGGAGATCTCACATGTCGCCGCGGGCGGCATGCCCGATCGGGTGAAGTGCCTGCATGTCCATCTCGGGCACGCGCTCGCGGCCGGGCGCGGCGTGAATCCTTTCGGGGACGAGGTCCGCGACGTCGTCGAGCCGTGGTGGGCCGAGGGCCCCTGCGTCAAACGGGAAGACTGA
- a CDS encoding FtsB family cell division protein has translation MTTQRRSPSGQGPSRRPGSSRAHTTGPVRNTGNIRRGGGSSDAGRDSSKRDPEPTDKSRKNRQIGKSAKDGDKSGETRRGGAGGDGGRAGSRSGSGASDGFRGGATRSGAGRTGNGRAGGPTRSVKRTALNRPAASRRTGNAGRGATKRTVAPRPRALTGRATVLIVIFVALALAYTYPLRVYLAQESQIAQLEADQAEQRELIAQKAQELQKWQDPEYIRAQAREILFYVRSGETPLLVFTDPAGAAAEAGQKAPAAAPDRWYDTLWSSVRAADAESPD, from the coding sequence GTGACGACACAGCGACGATCACCGAGCGGTCAGGGTCCGTCCCGCCGCCCCGGATCGTCGCGCGCCCACACCACCGGCCCTGTCCGGAATACCGGAAATATTCGGCGCGGTGGCGGAAGTAGCGACGCGGGCCGCGACAGTTCGAAGCGCGATCCCGAGCCGACCGATAAGTCACGAAAAAACCGGCAAATCGGTAAAAGCGCCAAGGATGGCGATAAATCCGGTGAGACGAGACGCGGAGGCGCCGGCGGCGATGGTGGCCGCGCGGGTAGCAGGTCCGGCAGCGGCGCGAGCGACGGGTTCCGTGGCGGCGCGACCCGAAGCGGTGCCGGCCGGACGGGCAACGGCAGGGCGGGCGGCCCGACCAGGAGCGTCAAGCGGACCGCGCTCAATCGTCCCGCGGCCTCCCGGCGTACGGGAAACGCAGGCCGGGGCGCCACCAAGCGCACCGTCGCCCCGCGGCCGCGAGCACTGACCGGCCGCGCGACGGTTCTGATCGTCATCTTCGTCGCGCTGGCCCTCGCCTACACCTACCCCCTGCGGGTCTACCTGGCCCAGGAGTCGCAGATCGCCCAGCTCGAGGCCGACCAGGCCGAGCAGCGGGAGCTGATCGCACAGAAGGCGCAGGAGCTGCAGAAGTGGCAGGACCCGGAGTACATCCGGGCCCAGGCCCGCGAGATCCTGTTCTACGTACGATCGGGGGAGACCCCTCTCCTGGTGTTCACCGACCCGGCTGGCGCCGCCGCCGAGGCCGGTCAGAAAGCCCCGGCGGCCGCACCCGACCGCTGGTACGACACGCTGTGGAGCAGCGTCCGAGCCGCCGACGCGGAGTCCCCCGACTGA
- the eno gene encoding phosphopyruvate hydratase — MATIEAIVAREILDSRGNPTVEVEVGLDDGTVGRAAVPSGASTGAFEAIELRDGDKGRYLGKGVEKAVANVEDKIADELVGYEASEQRLIDQKMLDLDGTADKSELGANAILGVSLAVAKAAALSAELPLFRYVGGPNAAVLPVPMMNILNGGAHADSNVDVQEFMIAPIGAPTFREALRTGAEVYHALKSVLKKKGLSTGLGDEGGFAPSLPSNASALDLIAEAVQAAGFSLGSDIVLAMDVAATEFFKDGSYVFEGNPKSTDEMIAYYAKLAADYPIVSIEDPLSEEDWAGWSAMTTELGDKIQIVGDDLFVTNPTRIGRGIAENAANAVLVKVNQIGSLTETLDAVDLAHRAGFKTMMSHRSGETEDTTIADLAVAVGSGQIKTGAPARSDRVAKYNQLLRIEEQLEGAARYAGAGAFPRYRTA; from the coding sequence ATGGCCACCATCGAAGCGATCGTCGCGCGCGAGATCCTGGACTCCCGGGGCAACCCGACCGTCGAGGTCGAGGTGGGGCTCGACGACGGCACGGTCGGCCGCGCCGCGGTGCCCTCGGGCGCCTCCACCGGCGCTTTCGAGGCGATCGAGCTGCGGGACGGCGACAAGGGCCGTTACCTGGGCAAGGGCGTCGAGAAGGCGGTTGCGAACGTCGAAGACAAGATCGCCGACGAGCTCGTCGGCTACGAGGCCAGCGAGCAGCGCCTCATCGACCAGAAGATGCTCGACCTGGACGGCACCGCCGACAAGAGCGAGCTGGGCGCCAACGCGATCCTGGGCGTGTCCCTCGCGGTGGCCAAGGCGGCCGCGCTGAGCGCCGAGCTGCCGCTGTTCCGCTACGTCGGTGGCCCCAACGCCGCCGTGCTGCCGGTGCCGATGATGAACATCCTCAACGGTGGCGCCCACGCCGACTCGAACGTCGACGTGCAGGAGTTCATGATCGCGCCGATCGGCGCCCCGACCTTCCGCGAGGCCCTGCGCACCGGCGCCGAGGTCTACCACGCGCTCAAGTCGGTGCTGAAGAAGAAGGGCCTCTCGACGGGCCTGGGCGACGAGGGCGGCTTCGCCCCGAGCCTGCCGTCCAACGCGTCCGCCCTCGACCTGATCGCCGAGGCCGTGCAGGCCGCCGGCTTCTCGCTGGGCAGCGACATCGTCCTGGCCATGGACGTCGCCGCGACCGAGTTCTTCAAGGACGGGTCGTACGTCTTCGAGGGCAACCCGAAGTCGACCGACGAGATGATCGCGTACTACGCCAAGCTGGCCGCCGACTACCCGATCGTCTCGATCGAGGACCCGCTGTCCGAGGAGGACTGGGCCGGCTGGAGCGCGATGACCACGGAGCTGGGCGACAAGATCCAGATCGTGGGCGACGACCTGTTCGTCACCAACCCGACCCGCATCGGCCGGGGCATCGCCGAGAACGCGGCCAACGCCGTGCTCGTCAAGGTGAACCAGATCGGCTCGCTGACCGAGACGCTCGACGCCGTCGACCTGGCCCACCGGGCGGGTTTCAAGACGATGATGAGCCACCGTTCCGGTGAGACCGAGGACACCACGATCGCCGACCTGGCCGTCGCGGTGGGCAGCGGCCAGATCAAGACCGGCGCCCCGGCCCGGTCCGACCGGGTCGCGAAGTACAACCAGCTCCTGCGCATCGAGGAGCAGCTGGAAGGCGCGGCCCGGTACGCCGGTGCGGGCGCTTTCCCGCGTTACCGCACCGCGTGA
- a CDS encoding PilZ domain-containing protein, whose amino-acid sequence MSTPTLPADGSFIEMTSYGETLPGVRVVQTAGPVLTLSLALDNMPPADSTVTLRWATAPRGRYASLANVTAIDGNRVEVRLAGEASLEQSRDFVRGGGGEPVVLMLPEGPAQGFVRDLSERAVRAQFTDVEVPPGTELTLRIQLGDEVVEFAAQAVKVSSMRQQLPHRGPMIVEMVAVFAGADEHSARVVRRYIMREQLMARARSAASQ is encoded by the coding sequence ATGAGCACACCTACGCTTCCCGCCGACGGGTCGTTCATCGAGATGACCTCGTACGGCGAAACGCTGCCCGGAGTTCGCGTCGTGCAGACCGCCGGCCCGGTCCTCACGCTCTCGCTGGCCCTCGACAACATGCCACCGGCCGACTCGACGGTGACGCTGCGCTGGGCCACCGCCCCGCGCGGCCGCTACGCCTCCCTCGCGAACGTGACCGCGATCGACGGCAACCGGGTCGAGGTACGGCTGGCCGGGGAGGCTTCCCTGGAACAGAGCCGGGACTTCGTACGCGGCGGCGGCGGCGAGCCGGTCGTGCTGATGTTGCCGGAGGGCCCGGCCCAGGGTTTCGTCCGCGACCTCAGCGAGCGGGCCGTCCGGGCGCAGTTCACCGACGTCGAGGTGCCCCCGGGCACCGAACTGACGCTGCGCATCCAGCTCGGCGACGAGGTGGTCGAGTTCGCCGCCCAGGCTGTCAAGGTGAGCTCGATGCGCCAGCAGCTGCCGCACCGCGGCCCGATGATCGTCGAGATGGTGGCCGTCTTCGCCGGGGCCGACGAGCACTCGGCCCGCGTTGTCCGGCGCTATATCATGCGCGAGCAGTTGATGGCACGTGCACGTAGCGCAGCCTCGCAGTAA